One genomic segment of Myxocyprinus asiaticus isolate MX2 ecotype Aquarium Trade chromosome 14, UBuf_Myxa_2, whole genome shotgun sequence includes these proteins:
- the slc16a6b gene encoding solute carrier family 16 member 6b, whose translation MKGLMSTIKGCTRPNVYAEVPDGGWGWVVAAAFFFVEVFTYGIIKIFGIFLQDLMSCFGESNSRVSWAISICVFVMAFTAPLSMVMSNRFGYRPVIMLGGLLISLGTITTAFTQSITEMYITMGVVAGLGYCLTFLPTVTILSQYFSRRRSLVTSIASTGECFSLLALAPALNALKEQIGWRYCLVVIGVLQSSIIVFGALLKPIIIKPIPSTTEGVTSPLKEPESKYDLENEFTHTSFSSVDSGVQSISSSQTNLSQGQGSTEPDSAEIKEHGEEEERKNKEETPLKEEEKEESGVSRPKLLDFSVLRDASFNCYALFGLFATLGFFAPQLYVIELSVSRGVSRDSATYMLSAMAVAEILGRLSMGWVLNRRPIRKIYIMLICTVLLCPVLVIFTFVTEFWGLMSCSCLYGFFLGTVASSHIPMLAEDDVIGIQRMPSAVGVYVCIQSFAGLAGPPLGGVLVDVTKNYGSAFYSCAAGMGVGALFLGLVRPAKTGLCLWRKRNHHGQKKDRKSNSQGSDDAPADFVEMDVEIDNSPA comes from the exons ATGAAAGGATTGATGTCTACCATAAAGGGATGCACACGCCCCAATGTGTATGCTGAAGTGCCAGATGGTGGCTGGGGCTGGGTGGTGGCTGCTGCCTTCTTCTTTGTGGAGGTTTTCACCTATGGCATCATAAAAATTTTTGGAATCTTCCTTCAGGACCTTATGAGCTGCTTCGGTGAATCCAACAGCAGAGTGTCTTGGGCCATCTCCATCTGTGTCTTTGTCATGGCCTTTACAG CTCCCCTCTCCATGGTGATGAGTAACCGGTTTGGCTATCGTCCAGTCATCATGCTTGGTGGACTCCTGATCAGCCTAGGTACCATCACAACAGCCTTCACCCAATCAATCACTGAGATGTACATCACCATGGGAGTCGTTGCAG GCCTGGGTTACTGCCTGACCTTCCTGCCTACAGTCACCATCCTCTCGCAGTACTTCAGCAGGCGCCGCTCTCTTGTCACATCCATCGCCTCCACAGGAGAATGTTTCTCCCTACTAGCTCTAGCGCCAG CTTTGAATGCACTGAAGGAGCAGATTGGCTGGCGTTACTGCTTGGTCGTAATTGGAGTTTTGCAGTCTTCAATCATCGTCTTTGGGGCTCTTCTAAAGCCAATAATCATTAAACCTATACCGTCCACCACAGAGGGTGTCACTTCCCCACTGAAGGAACCTGAATCCAAATACGACCTGGAGAATGAATTCACACATACCTCTTTCAGTTCTGTGGACTCAGGGGTCCAATCAATCTCCTCCTCTCAAACTAATTTGTCTCAGGGCCAAGGATCTACAGAACCGGACTCTGCTGAAATAAAAGAACATGGGGAAGAGGAGGAAAGAAAGAACAAGGAAGAGACCCCACTcaaggaggaggagaaagaggaGTCAGGGGTCTCTAGACCCAAGCTGTTGGACTTCTCTGTACTCAGGGATGCCAGCTTCAACTGCTATGCACTTTTCGGCCTATTTGCCACACTGGGCTTCTTTGCTCCACAGCTCTATGTGATTGAGCTGAGCGTGAGCCGAGGTGTGTCACGTGACAGTGCAACTTATATGCTGTCGGCCATGGCAGTGGCTGAGATTCTAGGTCGTCTGTCAATGGGTTGGGTCCTCAATCGCAGGCCCATCCGCAAAATCTACATTATGCTGATTTGCACAGTGCTGCTGTGTCCGGTGCTGGTCATCTTCACCTTCGTCACTGAGTTCTGGGGGCTCATGTCCTGCTCCTGTCTCTATGGTTTCTTTCTGGGCACAGTGGCCTCCAGTCACATCCCCATGCTGGCTGAGGATGATGTGATCGGCATTCAGAGAATGCCATCAGCTGTTGGTGTTTATGTCTGCATCCAGAGCTTCGCAGGTCTGGCTGGTCCACCTCTTGGAG GTGTTCTGGTAGATGTGACTAAAAATTACGGATCAGCCTTTTACTCCTGTGCAGCTGGAATGGGAGTGGGGGCTCTGTTTCTTGGACTGGTGCGTCCAGCCAAAACTGGCCTCTGCCTTTGGAGGAAAAGGAATCACCACGGgcaaaaaaaagacagaaagtccAACTCACAGGGTAGTGATGATGCCCCTGCTGACTTTGTAGAAATGGATGTGGAGATTGACAACAGTCCTGCCTGA